CGCTTGACTTACTTCCTCTGCAGTTTTATGAGAAACTTTGGCGAGCTTAGTTAGCTTGGAAGTTCTTTCTACCATTGATACAATTACGCCTTTATGTCCTGCCCCTATGACTGTATCTAGTTCCCAGTCTCCTAAACGAGTCTTTTTTTCTACAATACAAGGCCGTTGCTTAATATCTATACGACCAGGCATGTTCCCTCTTCCAGAAGCTCCCTTTCTCTGCTTGTTATATTTTTTCCCTCGATGACGGAGCTCTCTATAAAGCTGTCCTCCCTGTCGTTTATCTTTCCAGATATGATTATAGATGGTCTCATGACTAACATGTTCTTTACCATGTCTTTTAAGCCATCCGGATATTTGTATAGGGCTCCATTGCAACTTGATTTTTTCTTCAATACGGGTAACTATTTGAGGAGTCATTTTTTTATTGGGCTGAGAATTTTTTCTAAGAAATGCTTTTTCTTGAGCTTGCTGATGACGGTATCCTCGTTGCCCTTTATTTCTCTTAAGTTCCCTACTAATAGTGCTATGATGAACTTTTAGAATGTTTGCTATTGAGCTAGATGTATCTCCTCTAGCTTTTAAAATATAAATCTGACATCTTTGGTCATAGGTTAGGTGATGGTAGCCTTTAGGCAAGGTCTCTCCTTGTGTTTGATTGTTAAAAATCACAATAGAGATTCTTTCATCGCCTGCCTATTCTTTTTTTAATTCTTCTGTGCACTTCAAACTTGAAAAGACTAAATATAAGAATTGCATAACTAGTTTTTTTTGAAAAAACTGCTCTATTTTGCAAGAAGATGTTATCTTTTGTATAAAAATGTTTATACACTCAAACTCTTAATTTGAATGCAAATAAGTATATCTCTTCTAAGAAGAATCCTCTAATTGCCTGAAAAAAAGTCACCGACGTTTCGTAATATCGATTGTATACCGTCTTTTCCTTTAAGATCTTCCACAAGCGTTCAATAGGATTCAAATTCGGCGAATAAGGAGGGAGATAGTGCACTTTAATCCTAGAAGACATCAGAAACTCTTCTAGTTTCTTATTTTTGTTTGATCTCGCATCATCCAAAATTACATGAATAATTCGAGCCTCTGTCTGTTTTTCTAGCTTCTTGAAAAAATCGAGCATTGCATCGGCATCAACTGTCTTATATTCCTCTGTAACAATCTTCATTCCTGTCAGGCAAAGAGCTGCAGCAAAATGCAATCGCAATTGTTTCCCGGATGTCTGCAAAGTCTTTTGAACGCCTTTTTTGATCCATCCACATACGGCTTGGGACTGATGTTCAGGATGCACAGCATCTATGAAATAGATCTCTTCATCAGGGTTTAAGGTCTCCTTTAAAGCCCTATATTGTTCTATGAAAATTCGTTGTT
This is a stretch of genomic DNA from Candidatus Rhabdochlamydia oedothoracis. It encodes these proteins:
- a CDS encoding IS30 family transposase; protein product: MIFNNQTQGETLPKGYHHLTYDQRCQIYILKARGDTSSSIANILKVHHSTISRELKRNKGQRGYRHQQAQEKAFLRKNSQPNKKMTPQIVTRIEEKIKLQWSPIQISGWLKRHGKEHVSHETIYNHIWKDKRQGGQLYRELRHRGKKYNKQRKGASGRGNMPGRIDIKQRPCIVEKKTRLGDWELDTVIGAGHKGVIVSMVERTSKLTKLAKVSHKTAEEVSQALIEQLKPIKDFVHTLTADNGKEFAYHQMVSFELETDFYFATPYHSWERGLNEHTNGLVRQYFPKTQSFLDTTSKDIERVETLLNNRPRKALNFETPLEVFTRLSTNMLCSGAQ
- a CDS encoding IS630 family transposase, which gives rise to MHEQYGIKYSQSGMTDWLIQHGFAYKRPKKIPGKLDPEKQRIFIEQYRALKETLNPDEEIYFIDAVHPEHQSQAVCGWIKKGVQKTLQTSGKQLRLHFAAALCLTGMKIVTEEYKTVDADAMLDFFKKLEKQTEARIIHVILDDARSNKNKKLEEFLMSSRIKVHYLPPYSPNLNPIERLWKILKEKTVYNRYYETSVTFFQAIRGFFLEEIYLFAFKLRV